The Neoarius graeffei isolate fNeoGra1 chromosome 7, fNeoGra1.pri, whole genome shotgun sequence genome includes a region encoding these proteins:
- the LOC132889679 gene encoding GTPase IMAP family member 9-like, translating into MAACDKDPLRLVLLGKTGVGKSATGNTIFGERVFKSEARAMSVTKECASETRIINKQSITIIDTPGLYDTTMSAEFIEKETVRGAQMVAPGPHAFLLLLDVRRHTEEERNTVRKFQEIFGDDVCKHMIVVFTHGDDLEFDNKTIERYIHEAGSPLQSLISACKQRYHAFNNRSQDHTQVDQFLQKIHEMQRENNYSYYCYDLFSKAQALKEAEANEREWQRRYSELEQQVQKSGTRKLCIIL; encoded by the exons ATGGCTGCCTGTG ACAAAGATCCACTGCGCTTGGTCCTCCTGGGCAAGACAGGGGTTGGCAAAAGTGCCACAGGAAACACCATTTTCGGTGAGAGAGTATTCAAATCTGAAGCAAGAGCCATGTCTGTTACAAAGGAATGTGCATCTGAAACAAGAATTATCAACAAACAAAGTATTACAATCATTGACACACCTGGTTTATACGACACAACAATGTCTGCTGAGTTCATTGAAAAAGAGACTGTGAGAGGTGCACAAATGGTAGCTCCTGGTCCTCATGCATTTCTTCTTCTGCTTGATGTGAGGCGTCACACTGAAGAGGAGAGAAACACTGTCAGGAAATTTCAAGAAATCTTTGGTGATGATGTGTGCAAGCATATGATTGTGGTTTTCACTCATGgagatgaccttgagtttgacaataaaaccATAGAACGCTACATCCATGAAGCTGGATCTCCCCTTCAGAGCCTAATATCTGCATGCAAACAGAGATACCATGCGTTTAACAACAGGTCACAGGACCATACCCAAGTAGATCAATTCCTGCAAAAGATTCACGAGATGCAGAGGGAAAACAATTATAGTTATTATTGCTATGATTTGTTTTCAAAAGCACAGGCTCTCAAAGAAGCAGAAGCAAATGAAAGAGAGTGGCAACGAAGATATTCAGAATTGGAGCAACAAGTGCAGAAGTCAGGAACAAGAAAATTGTGCATTATACTATAA